The genomic DNA GGCCGCGTAGCGGTCCTCCGCGATGGCCCGGCGCACCTCGGCCATCAGGCTCAGGAAGTAATGCAGGTTGTGCAGGGTGTTCAGTCGCATGGCGAGGATCTCCCCCGCCGCGAACAGGTGTCGCAGGTAGGCCCTGCTGAAGTTGCGGCAGGTGTAGCAGGCACACGCCGGGTCCACCGGCCGGGGGTCCTTGGCGAATGCCGCGTTGCGGATGGTGAGCTTGCCCTCCGAGGTGAAGAGCAGGCCGTTGCGCGCGCAACGGGTGGGCAGCACGCAATCGAACATGTCCACCCCGTGCTCCACGCAGGTGACCAGGTCCAGGGGCGTGCCCACGCCCATGAGGTAGCGGGGCTTGTCCCGGGGCAGCAGCGGCGCGGAGTACGCCACGCCCGCGTGCATGGCCTCCGGCGTCTCCCCCACGGAATAGCCCCCCAGGGCGTACCCCGGCAGGTCCACCGCGCACACCTCCTCGGCGTGGCGCTTGCGCAGGTCGTCATGCAGGCCGCCCTGGACGATGCCGAACAGCGACGAGCGGCCCCGCGTCCAGGCGCGCTCGCACCGGTGCAGCCAGCGCGTGGTGCGCGCCAGGGACTTCTCCAGGTAGCTCCGGTCCTCCGTGGAGGGCGGGCACTCGTCGAAGGCCATGATGATGTCGGCGCCGAGCGTCTCCTGGATGTCGATGGAGCGCTCGGGGGTGAGGAAGTGCCGCGCGCCATCCAGGTGGGACTGGAAGGTGGCGCCCTCCTCGGTGATCTTCCGCTTCTCCGACAGGCTGAAGACCTGGAAGCCGCCGCTGTCGGTGAGCATGGGGCGGTTCCACGACACGAACTGGTGCAGGCCGCCCATCTCCCCCACCAGCGCCTCGCCGGGGCGGAGCATCAGGTGGTACGTGTTGCCGAGGATGATCTGCGCGTCGAGCGTCACCAGGTCGTCCGGCCCCACCCCCTTGACGCTGCCCACCGTGCCCACCGGCATGAAGATGGGCGTCTCCACCGGGCCATGCGGGGTGTGCAGCCGCCCCCTGCGCGCGCGCGTGCCGGTGTCCTCGTGGAGCAGCTCGAAGCGCACCAGCCCCGGCGCCACCCGCGTGTCGCCCCGCTCGCGCGCACCCGCGCCCGTCACCGCCTGCTGTCCGTGCTGTTGTTGCTCACCCATGAGGACTCACTCCGACACCAGCATGGCGTCGCCGTAGCTGAAGAACCGATAACCCGCCCGCACCGCCTCCGCGTACGTGGCGAGCGTCCGCTCGCGCCCCAGCAGCGCGCTCACCAGCACCACCAGCGTCGAGCGGGGCAGGTGGAAGTTGGTCAGCAGCACGTCCACCTGGCGGAACGTGAAGCCGGGGCGGATGAAGAGCGTCGTCTCGCCGGGGCCCGCGCGCAGCCGGCCTGTCTGGGGGTCCGTGGCGGACTCCAGCGTGCGCACCACGGTGGTGCCCACGGCGACGACGCGGCGGCCCTCCGCCCTGGCCGCGTCGACCTCGCGCGCGGTGGCCTCCGGGACGGTGTAGCGCTCCGGGTGCATGTGGTGCCGGTCCAGGTCGTCCTCGCGCACGGGGAGGAAGGTGCCCGGCCCCACGTCCAGCGTCACGTGGACGCGGCGCACGCCCCGGGCCTCCAGGGCGGCCAGGGTGGCCTCGGTGAAGTGCAGGCCCGCGGTGGGCGCGGCCACGGCGCCGGACGCGCGCGCGTACACCGTCTGGTAGCGTTCGGCGTCCGCGGCGTCGGGCTCGCGGGTGATGTAGGGCGGCAGCGGCAGGCGGCCCGCGGCGTCGAGCAGCGACGCGAGCGACGCGCCGGCCAGCGCGTGGAAGCGCACCCGGTATTCGCCGCCGCCCATCGCCTCCAGCACCTCGGCCTCCAGGCCGCTGGCGAACGCCAGGCGCTGGCCCGGCTTGAGGCCCTTGGAGGCCTGGCCCAGGCAGATCCAGTCGAGCGCCTCGGCGGAGTCCCCGAGCGCCGCGGAGGTCAGCGTGGAGGCGGCGGGGCGCACCACCAGCAGCTCCACGCGGCCGCCCGTGCCCGCCTTCTGTCCCAGCAGGCGCGCGGGGATGACGCGCGCGTCGTTGAGGACGAGGACGTCGCCGGGGCGCAGCAGCTCCAGCACGTCGGAGAAGCGGCGGTGCGCCAGCTCGCCGGTGGCGCGGCTCACGGTCAGCAGTCGCGAGGCGTCCCGGGTCTCCAGGGGCGCCTGGGCAATCTGGGACTCGGGGAGGTCGAAGTCGTAATCGGAGAGGCGTGACGACACGGGGGTGGCGCTTGTAGCAGCCCCCACGCCGCCGCGGAAAGCGCGCAGGACGCGGGGGGCGTCAATAGAGCTGCTGCAGCTCGGCCCCGGGGTAGTAGTGGGTGAGGATTTCCACGTACCCCCGGCCCTTGTCGGCGAGCGCCTTGGCGCCCCACTGGCAGAGGCCGGCCCCGTGGCCGTAGCCGCGTCCGGAGAACACGTAGCCCCCGTTGGTTCTCTCCACCTCGAAGTCGAGACTCTTGAGGCGCGTGTAGCCGAGCTTGCGGCGCAGCTCCACGCCGTCCACCGTCGAGCCATCCCCCAACGTCACGCGCGTGACGCGGCGGGTGGACGTGCGCCCCGTCACGCGCAGGCCCTGGGCCGGCAGCTTGAGCGCGGCCTTGATGTCCGCGTCGGACAGGGAGGCGGACCAGCGGCTCGCGGCCAGCCGGCCGCAGGGACAGTCGACGGGCTGCAGGTACGGCAAGTCGCGCTGGAGGGCGGCCTGCCCCGACTCGGTGCGCCCGCCGCAGGAGGCGTGGAAGTAGGCCTCGATGGGAGCCAGCTCGTAGGTGAGCACCTGGCCGCGCGTGGCGTCCACGGCCGCGCGGGTGCGCGGGTCCTCGCGGTTGACGCCGCCATACACCTGGTGGAGCACGCTGCTGCCCAGGTGGAAGGCGTTGCTGTAGGTGTCGAGCTTCTTCTGGAGCGCGTAGGTGCGGGCGGCGACGGCCTGGGCCTTGAGCGCCTCGGGCGGGAAGGACACGGGCATCTCGCTGCCGAGCACCGCGGCGAGGTAGTCCTCCAGGGGGATGACGTTGATGAGCTGGAGCCCGTCGCGAAAGGGACGCACGACGACGTCGCCGCGCACCTGGGTGCTGCCCGCCTTGAGCGGTTCGCTGCCGGGAACCCCCGCGTCCCCCGCGGAGGCCACGCCAGCGCGGAAGCGCACCGAGTCCCCCACCACGGGAGCCCCGTTGACCTCCAGCTTCCCGCCCCGGCGCCGGACGGTGGCCACGTCCGACGGGATGGGGACGTAGGTGGCATCCTCGCTGTCGGGACCGAAACCGAGCCCCTGGCCCTTGATGCTCACCTCACCGCCGGTGTCGTCGATGGCGATGCGCAGCGTCTCCACGGCGTGGGCGCCCAGGG from Myxococcus stipitatus includes the following:
- a CDS encoding SpoIID/LytB domain-containing protein translates to MLRPVALVLLLLAPLGAHAVETLRIAIDDTGGEVSIKGQGLGFGPDSEDATYVPIPSDVATVRRRGGKLEVNGAPVVGDSVRFRAGVASAGDAGVPGSEPLKAGSTQVRGDVVVRPFRDGLQLINVIPLEDYLAAVLGSEMPVSFPPEALKAQAVAARTYALQKKLDTYSNAFHLGSSVLHQVYGGVNREDPRTRAAVDATRGQVLTYELAPIEAYFHASCGGRTESGQAALQRDLPYLQPVDCPCGRLAASRWSASLSDADIKAALKLPAQGLRVTGRTSTRRVTRVTLGDGSTVDGVELRRKLGYTRLKSLDFEVERTNGGYVFSGRGYGHGAGLCQWGAKALADKGRGYVEILTHYYPGAELQQLY
- the tgt gene encoding tRNA guanosine(34) transglycosylase Tgt, producing the protein MGEQQQHGQQAVTGAGARERGDTRVAPGLVRFELLHEDTGTRARRGRLHTPHGPVETPIFMPVGTVGSVKGVGPDDLVTLDAQIILGNTYHLMLRPGEALVGEMGGLHQFVSWNRPMLTDSGGFQVFSLSEKRKITEEGATFQSHLDGARHFLTPERSIDIQETLGADIIMAFDECPPSTEDRSYLEKSLARTTRWLHRCERAWTRGRSSLFGIVQGGLHDDLRKRHAEEVCAVDLPGYALGGYSVGETPEAMHAGVAYSAPLLPRDKPRYLMGVGTPLDLVTCVEHGVDMFDCVLPTRCARNGLLFTSEGKLTIRNAAFAKDPRPVDPACACYTCRNFSRAYLRHLFAAGEILAMRLNTLHNLHYFLSLMAEVRRAIAEDRYAAFAREFRARTQAQEAERTRGR
- the queA gene encoding tRNA preQ1(34) S-adenosylmethionine ribosyltransferase-isomerase QueA: MSSRLSDYDFDLPESQIAQAPLETRDASRLLTVSRATGELAHRRFSDVLELLRPGDVLVLNDARVIPARLLGQKAGTGGRVELLVVRPAASTLTSAALGDSAEALDWICLGQASKGLKPGQRLAFASGLEAEVLEAMGGGEYRVRFHALAGASLASLLDAAGRLPLPPYITREPDAADAERYQTVYARASGAVAAPTAGLHFTEATLAALEARGVRRVHVTLDVGPGTFLPVREDDLDRHHMHPERYTVPEATAREVDAARAEGRRVVAVGTTVVRTLESATDPQTGRLRAGPGETTLFIRPGFTFRQVDVLLTNFHLPRSTLVVLVSALLGRERTLATYAEAVRAGYRFFSYGDAMLVSE